In Fusarium oxysporum f. sp. lycopersici 4287 chromosome 2, whole genome shotgun sequence, a genomic segment contains:
- a CDS encoding ribokinase, with product MASHASTPHITILGSLNMDLVSYVPHHPLPGETLTSNHFNTSPGGKGANQAVACGKLSRDSDLSNPSAVVSMVGAVGADPYGTLLLDSLRSFGVAVDSVAIRQDQKSGLAIIIVDEPSGQNRIILSPEANHSLRPAEFETLPGPRPDLLIMQLEIPFDTVMQALKAAKKDGVPVLLNPAPAQPLPMDAYDGLAHLVVNETEAAILADCAESELDDLQGLDRIGRVFIDRGVHNVIITLGGRGVYFVNKQGQSALLPATKTTVVDTTAAGDTFVGSYALAVVAAKDGQFNIEAAVAAANRAAALTVARKGAQISIPWKDEL from the coding sequence ATGGCTTCTCACGCTAGCACTCCACACATCACCATCCTGGGCTCTCTCAACATGGATCTCGTTTCCTATGTCCCACATCATCCCCTTCCTGGTGAAACCCTCACCTCAAACCATTTCAACACTTCGCCAGGCGGTAAGGGCGCTAATCAAGCTGTTGCTTGTGGCAAGCTCTCTCGAGACTCGGACCTGTCCAATCCTTCGGCTGTCGTCTCTATGGTGGGTGCTGTTGGCGCCGATCCTTATGGCACCCTCCTGCTTGACAGCCTTCGCTCCTTTGGCGTTGCTGTCGATTCTGTAGCCATCCGCCAAGACCAGAAGTCTGGCCTAGCTATCATCATTGTGGATGAGCCCTCTGGCCAGAACCGTATTATCTTGTCTCCTGAAGCCAATCACTCTCTTCGGCCTGCTGAGTTTGAGACCCTCCCTGGCCCCCGTCCTGACCTTCTGATCATGCAGCTCGAAATTCCTTTCGATACTGTCATGCAAGCTTTGAAAGCTGCCAAAAAGGATGGTGTTCCTGTCCTTCTCAACCCAGCACCGGCTCAGCCCTTGCCTATGGATGCCTACGATGGGCTGGCCCATCTCGTTGTTAATGAGACCGAGGCCGCCATTCTTGCAGATTGTGCTGAGTCTGAGCTTGATGACCTTCAAGGCTTGGACCGCATTGGCCGTGTCTTCATTGATCGCGGAGTCCATAATGTCATCATCACCCTTGGAGGCCGTGGTGTCTATTTCGTCAATAAACAAGGCCAGAGCGCATTGCTTCCGGCGACTAAGACGACCGTAGTGGACACCACAGCCGCGGGTGATACCTTTGTTGGTTCTTACGCCCTGGCCGTTGTAGCCGCCAAAGATGGCCAATTTAATATTGAAGCAGCTGTCGCGGCAGCTAATCGAGCAGCTGCCTTGACTGTTGCGCGAAAGGGTGCTCAGATTTCTATCCCCTGGAAAGACGAACTTTAG
- a CDS encoding hypothetical protein (At least one base has a quality score < 10), whose product MIEHYPSQALFGLTLAIATILLLAWARWRSRPTLPLPPGPPSEFLLGHSRVIPKENAAAVYAKWSKEYNSDIIHVRSLSRSTVVLNSADVARDILDKKGANFCDRPRFTLLKIMGWGKTLTFLPFGERWQMHRKLLQTSFSNTNVRQWHSLQITEARRTIRDILKKPKTWETSLRRLAVAIVLQVNYGTQVLEDDDPYIQIANDAMYATGNGGVPANSIVDLVPFVRYLPDCIVRDWSLRFARQWRWAIKKLHDVPLAAAQAEYVNDHYRNTSLTHLLLREYKDKEFRGQEQQWSLDDIKGAAGAVFIAGADTTWATCVIFVLNMVLHPEIQEKAQQELDAVIGTDRLPDFSDRPALVYIEHIVQEIYRWSPLAPLGIPHKSLHDDIYKGMLIPKGISEAKVTRWGGYLISTRTVVYANAYAMAHDERVYKNPHDFNPDRYEAGEPFPVGNFGFGRRVCVGRFLADNSVWIMVATMLSVLRFCKKMSSDGKPIEPRVRFTNGGTCHPEHFDCVIKSRSLEAEALVKSD is encoded by the exons ATGATAGAGCACTACCCATCTCAAGCCCTATTCGGGCTGACGCTTGCCATTGCCACTATTTTACTGCTTGCATGGGCCCGTTGGCGCTCTCGACCTACGCTGCCCCTACCACCTGGTCCGCCTTCCGAGTTTCTTCTGGGCCATTCCCGTGTCATACCCAAGGAGAATGCTGCAGCAGTATATGCGAAATGGTCGAAAGAATACA ACTCAGATATCATACATGTCAGATCCCTGAGTCGGTCTACAGTCGTGCTCAATAGCGCAGATGTGGCTAGGGATATCTTGGACAAGAAAGGCGCCAATTTTTGTGACCGACCCAGATTTACGCTACTGAAAAT CATGGGATGGGGAAAGACTCTGACTTTTCTTCCATTTGGAGAACGCTGGCAAATGCATAGAAAGCTACTTCAGACCTCGTTCAGCAACACAAATGTCCGCCAATGGCACAGCCTGCAGATAACAGAAGCCCGACGAACGATTCGAGATATACTCAAGAAGCCTAAAACTTGGGAGACGTCATTGCGCCGGCTGGCGGTTGCCATCGTTCTGCAAGTGAACTACGGTACCCAAGTGCTCGAGGACGATGACCCCTACATCCAAATCGCCAACGATGCCATGTATGCCACTGGCAATGGCGGAGTTCCTGCCAATAGTATTGTTGATCTAGTTCCATTCG TTCGCTATCTCCCCGACTGCATTGTCCGCGACTGGTCTTTGCGATTCGCCCGACAATGGCGCTGGGCTATCAAAAAGCTTCACGACGTCCCATTAGCTGCTGCACAAGCTGAATATGTGA ATGATCATTATAGAAACACATCTCTAACACATCTCCTCCTCCGTGAGTATAAGGACAAGGAGTTCCGTGGTCAAGAACAACAATGGTcccttgatgatatcaaagGGGCGGCAGGGGCGGTTTTTATCGCAGGAGCAGATACG ACATGGGCTACATGTGTAATCTTTGTTCTCAACATGGTTCTTCACCCGGAAATACAGGAGAAGGCACAGCAAGAGCTTGATGCGGTGATTGGGACTGATAGACTTCCCGACTTCTCAGACCGGCCCGCTTTGGTTTATATTGAACATATTGTTCAGGAGATTTATCG CTGGTCGCCACTGGCTCCTCTAG GGATCCCACACAAGTCGCTCCACGATGATATCTACAAGGGCATGCTCATTCCTAAAGGTATATCTGAGGCAAAA GTTACAAGGTGGGGAGGGTATCTGATAAGTACCAGGACTGTGGTCTATGCCAACGCTTATGCTATGGCTCATGATGAACGGGTCTACAAAAACCCCCACGATTTCAACCCCGACAGATATGAAGCTGGGGAACCGTTTCCTGTTGGCAATTTTGGATTTGGGCGCCG GGTCTGTGTCGGTCGGTTTCTGGCCGACAATAGTGTCTGGATCATGGTAGCAACGATGTTGTCCGTACTTCGGTTTTGTAAGAAGATGTCTTCGGACGGGAAGCCCATTGAGCCCCGAGTCCGATTTACCAATGGAGGAACCTG TCACCCCGAGCACTTTGACTGTGTCATCAAATCGCGGAGTCTCGAGGCTGAGGCACTTGTCAAGAGCGATTAG